A segment of the Lolium perenne isolate Kyuss_39 chromosome 3, Kyuss_2.0, whole genome shotgun sequence genome:
TAAACTCAATGAGCTCCTACGAATATGTAACGAACTTTGTGGCAGCAATTGGAGAGCCTGGAGAGGAGCTCACGTCCTCTTAAAAACGAGTCTCCCTTTCCAGGTTTGCAGTGAGCAGCCAATGTCCAGTCTCCACTCCACGGCATGCGACAATCCTCCACCACCACCCTATCCTGCAGCTCCCGTCCAGAACGCTAGCGTACAACCCACTGTGACGTGGTAGCGCCACTCATTTTCAGAGCAATGGCGCCATTCGCTTGCTACATCCTCCTCTCCCTCCTTCTCTTGTTCACGGCATGCCATGCCAGAGACACCGTCACGCCGGGCCACCCCCTCGCCGCGAACGAGACGCTGCTCTCGGAGCCCGACGGCAAGTTCGTGCTCGGCTTCTTCACCCCGCCGGGCGCCAACAACACCTACCTTGGAGTCTGGTACAGCGAGGTCTCCGTCCGCACGGTCGTCTGGGTGGCCAACCGCGAGCACCCAATTCCGGGCGACGCCGCGGCCAACCCGGGCTCCACGCTGTCCGTGTCCGCCACCGGCACGCTCGCCATTGCGTCGAACAACTCCACCGTCGTGTGGTCGGTCAAGCCGGCATCCGCGCTGGCGAGCCCGGCGGCGCGGATCCTGGACAACGGCAACCTCGTGCTCGCGGACGCGGGCGGCGCCGTGGCGTGGCAGGGGTTCGACTACCCGACCGACACGCTGCTCTCGGACATGAAGCTCGGGATCGACTTCGTGACGGGGCGGAACAGGACGCTGACGGCCTGGAAGAGCCCGTCGGACCCCTCGCCGGGCCCCGTCGTCATGGGCATGGTCGCGTCCGCCGACCCCGAGATCTTCATCTGGAACGGCGCCGACACCGTCTACCGCTCCGGGCCCTGGGACGGCGTCCAGTTCGGGGGCGTGCCGGACCTCGTCACCTACAACGACTTCACCTACAGCTTCATCAACAACGCCCAGGAAGTCACGTACAGCTTCCATGTACGTACTTGTTCCGACTTCGCACAACTCACCCAGTTTATTGATCAGATCGCATTGCTTACCCTACTGAGCTCACGACTTAGGTGCACAACGAGTCGGTCATATCGAGGCTGGGCTTGACCGGCACGGGGAGCAACGGCCTGATCCAGCGGTCGACGTGGGTGCCGGCGGCCGAGACGTGGGAGCTGTACTGGTACGCGCCCAAGGACCAGTGCGACGCCGTGTCGCCGTGCGGGCCCAACGGCGTGTGCGACCCCAACAGCCTCCCCGCATGCTCCTGCCTGCGCGGCTTCGTCCCCAAGTCGCCGGCGGCGTGGGCGCTGCGGGACGGCCGGGACGGGTGCGTGCGCTCGACGCCGCTCGGCTGCAGCAGGAACGGCAGCGCCACCGCCGACGGGTTCGTCACGGTGAGGCACACCAAGGTGCCCGATACGACTCGGACCGTCCTGGACATGGGCCTCAGCCTGGAGCAGTGCCGGCAGGCGTGCCTGACGAACTGCTCCTGCACGGCGTACGCCAGCGGCAATGTCAGCGAGGACCGTCGCGAAAATGGCTGGGGCTGCGTCATGTGGAGCTCCGAGCTCACCGACCTGCGCGTGTACGCTGACTTCGGACAGGACCTCTTCgtccgcctcgccgccgccgatctCGGTACGTGTGCAATACTCTGCATCGCATTGCTGCATTCGTACGAGTGTCACTATGCAAATGCAAAGCCCAATATTCAGTAAATCGGTAGAATATATGCCAGCTAGCCACCGTATTCCATACTCGTCCTGTCCTATATTTTTCATTTCTTCATACGAGAGCATCTCTAGTCGCGCACCTCTATGACGGAATAGGTTGTGTTGGCAGTGCTTGCATCCAGCCGGTCTCCCAATATGACCCCTCCAAAACCATTTTTTTATATATAATTTTTAAAAGTTATGAAAAACACACACGGAAATAGGCATAATTTAATTTCTTTCCCACCAGAACGCCACCACATATATTACAACACCACATAGTCAAATGGAAGACGTTGACTCGTCCGTCCCGCTTGTGTTAATGCCGCCAACGTTGCCACCGGTTCGATCCCCATTGTCTGCAACATGTGTCGGCCATATACCATATACTATGCCTTCGCATTGACATTCATGTTCAACGTGTTAGCCATCAAGATCATCATCTTGCTCTCTCAAGCTCAATCTTCCTCTCTTTATTCTTCATTAAGACTGTCCACCTTGCATCATTCTTTTGGTCCCCCAAGGTCGATTTCGATGTGGAGTCGGCGATGCACTTGTCAACTGATGCTTGCACCCTTTCCAATGATGTCGCTCCATCCCTTTCGGCCTTTGTCTTCTTGTTCTCGGTGGAACGTCCTTTCGAGAATAAACAAAATTCATCATAGTGGATCCGTGTGGTCAGGAAAAACTGCTAATCTATTCCTTACCGAGGAGGGCGTACCCATCTACATCTATGATGTCGCCCTTGGAGAGAGACATCCAGATGAACTTGCATTTGTTGCAAGTTTGCATTCTTTTGAACACATGCATCATGTTGAATTCCTTCTCTTTGTTTTGCTCTTGAAACATCTCTAGCGCATCAATGAACTAACCAAACAGGCACACATCAATACATGAGAAATGTTAGTATGCCAATTAAACAAATTTTAGAGCATTTACTTTATCCTCCATCTTCTTGCCACTCTCGGGGGTCTTACGGGAATTTTCTAACGGTTTCCTTGTTGTAAACGTTTTGTATAATACCACCTATACGACATACCCGACTCGTTGCGGGTCATGAGCATGTGCTTGAACTCATTTAAGAGTTTCCGCTCATTGAATTGGTCCCTCATCCTCTTCCAATAGTTGTCGGAGATTTGTTGGGCACTTGCTAATAGGGTCAAGACTCATGGCCTTCCAAGCCTCCGCAAGGCACTCCTCCACCAAGGCCTTCCATTTTGAGCCTCGGCTACCATTCCTCGTTTTGAATTTCTTCCTAGTCTCACCATGGTGGCATTCGGGGATAACGGGAAAAGAGGGTGTTTGGATCATATCCACCATGCTCGCTCTCGCAAGTCTCGGGGGAGAACCTTAATGGGGGCCTCACGCCTACGATTTTTTGGAAATAGGTTGGGGAAGATGGTGACCTGCTCCTTGAAGGGTGCATCGTGGTGCTCCCTTTGCTTCCACCAGCAACGTGTGCGTTGTTGTCAGCACCAGCATTGAGCATTTGGTTGAAGGTGGTGATACTGGACGCCGCCTCGTTCACCGTCTCCTTAAATTTGGTGACACCACGATGCCCTTTGCGGTCGGCCGTGAGCATCGCCCTTCTTTTACATTCCGCTTCCCACACATGCAGTGACATCCCTTCTAGTCATTTCTTGGGCTTCTTCCTAGGTTTAACAAAGGGTGTCTTCGGTGCGGCATGGCGACAAGGGCTAGCGAATTGCATCAACGACGAGGTGGATGTAATAACTGGGAATGGTAATGACGGACATGAGAGGTAATGTTAGTGGTGGGAATAAGGGGGAAATGGGGAATAAATAGGTTTTAGTTGTGTCTATGACAAGGATAACCCACCACTGTGCCTAACGCTCCCGAGTCGGTCCCTATGGGACATACCAGAGTGGAAGTGTTACACACTATTTGGTCATGCCGGCACAAAAGGAGGCTAATGGAACCATGACTGGGCGTCAATTTTGTGTCCCACACCCCATAACCCTTTAggcctcctttgattcataggatgcgaaaagcataggaataggaaaaaatATAGGATTGAGATGTCATGGCTACTTGAATACTATAGAAATatgaagtgtgtttgattgtagcaaaggaatttgacatgaggtatgacctcatattttttttcctataggatttacaCTACAATATTTAAATAGGATTAGTTCCTAATCATACAACTTGTATAGAAAAAAATTTCCATAGAATTCTGATCCTACACAATTCATATACAAATCCTATGAGGTGTGGCCAGAGCTGCTGCCATGAAAtcgatgtttcttcttctttttaaaTGGCAAATCGACGTTGCTAGAGAGAATTGAAAAGAGCTTTTTAAGCTTGACAGTGACCACATCGGTCCCCAGTTCTTTACTTCCAAAAGCAGGGCCATGCACCTATCCGAAAAAGCGCAAACTTTGATTTTGCACAGCCCAACAAAGCTTAATCATGCAAGGTAGGGCAAAATAGCCACTGCCACCAGATGAGATCTCCACTGCTCCACCGTGCATGTGCATCTCACCTTGTACACGCTCTAGATTTCTCACTGAATGTAGCTCACCAAACTTGCAAAATGTGAGACCACACGTTTTCGCATGCTTCAGGTAGCTCGCTAGTTTCATGTTTCCCTCGTGCACCAAGGACCAAAAAAGAGCACACAATCACTTGATCAGTGGTCGACAATGTTGCCCTTTTTCTTTGAACGGCAGCGCGTGTGAATGCATGCATGCTTGGCAACGCGAGCTGATTGGTTGAAACTGCTCGGTGGCGCCGACTCTGCCAAGCACCACAACTAGTTTTGTGAGGTTCCTGTCGAGCTTCTACGTGCACCATCCACAATCATAGCTTTTGGTATGTTACTCCACCAATGGAATGACCGAGAGGAGACATGGGGAATGCAACGAGATTTCCCCTTCGCTGGAGGAATCAAATGCGTTTTATGGTGTTGTCTGGCATATGCCTGATGTCGATTAGACTGGCGTCGCATGATCGTTTGTAGACCACAAGACAAGTGGCAAGTGTCGCGAGAGGGCATCGTATCTAATGGCAGGTGAAATTTCGCGGGGGAGGATAAAGCCGAAGATAGCGATAAGATGCTCATTGATAATCGACAGAATTATGCGACCTCCAAAGGACGAACCTCCCAAATGCAAATTCTTTGCTTGGTTTGTAATACAAAATAGGACATGAACGGCGAAATCGGTGAGTAATCTTTTTTATGGAAAGAGATCTTTCTGTGGTGTGGTTTCTACAACATTGATCCGGCTACTTGGGCCAATGAAGAGAGTCTGTGGAGTTTTGGTGGTCCAAACTTGCTCTTGAGAGAGAGGCAAGACAAGCAAAGTGATGGCATCCTTGGTCATGCTTGTTTTGTGGGAGATATGAAAGAAATGCAACGCTAGAGTTTTTCGACTAATGTTGTCATTAACTTCATCAAGGATGTAACAAAGGCATGGTGTTTAGCCGGTGCCAAGTTTTTGGGCTGTGTAATTTCGGGAGAGTAGACCCCATGTTTTAAAGCCCCATGGCTGCCTAGGCATGTCTCTAAAACCTTTTCTTAATTAATGAAAATGATAAATCTTTTGCCTTGTCTAAAAAAGCATGGAACTTAGCATGGATTTGCACCATCGTCTGTCGGTGCTTGGATATCTAAGTCATGTTTTTGAATTTTGTTGAAATTTATCGTGTTTTGGAGGTTTGCTTCGGTTACCTtggattttcttttgtttcaaaaAATGTACATCGTATTTCATCGTGTATTAACAAAAGCAAAAGAGCCCACGCAAATCTCCAAACGAAACACGTGGTAGACCTATGCACGGTAAGATGGTGATTTCCATGGCGAAGTCCAAAGTACCACAACGGACGGTGTTGGTTGCAATGCAGAGAGTGTAGCAAACGGCATGCAATGCATCGCACCCAGCCAGCGCTAGCTTTCAGCCTTTCCAGCACAGACCACGTACGGCTCGGCCCCGATCCACGTCGTCGGCAGGAGCGCGCAGCCCCCGCCACGCACCATCTCCAGCTAGCCACTGGCCTAGCATGCCTGCGCTAGTACATGTTCAGTAACAGCAAATCTGGTGCGAATCGCAACCACAGACACACTGTCTACGTGACAGGCATATCAGCCCCCAGCAACCAAGAAATGTGGGTCGGACTAGTTGCCCGGCACCACTCTACAGTATGCCAAAGCTTCTTTCCCCTAATAAGGGTATCAGATGCTGACCTCCCTGAGAATGTGTTTCATGCCCTTTTTTCGAAATGAGAGCATAGCCCCGGGCTCATGTGTTTCATGCCCTGCCGTTCTACGATAGCATACTATGCTTAATTGCTTCCAGGCAGTGCTTAGCCAG
Coding sequences within it:
- the LOC127344056 gene encoding receptor-like serine/threonine-protein kinase SD1-8, with translation MAPFACYILLSLLLLFTACHARDTVTPGHPLAANETLLSEPDGKFVLGFFTPPGANNTYLGVWYSEVSVRTVVWVANREHPIPGDAAANPGSTLSVSATGTLAIASNNSTVVWSVKPASALASPAARILDNGNLVLADAGGAVAWQGFDYPTDTLLSDMKLGIDFVTGRNRTLTAWKSPSDPSPGPVVMGMVASADPEIFIWNGADTVYRSGPWDGVQFGGVPDLVTYNDFTYSFINNAQEVTYSFHVHNESVISRLGLTGTGSNGLIQRSTWVPAAETWELYWYAPKDQCDAVSPCGPNGVCDPNSLPACSCLRGFVPKSPAAWALRDGRDGCVRSTPLGCSRNGSATADGFVTVRHTKVPDTTRTVLDMGLSLEQCRQACLTNCSCTAYASGNVSEDRRENGWGCVMWSSELTDLRVYADFGQDLFVRLAAADLGSTSKSKKPRTVIAAVASISALAFLLALAGFFFWSRKKKLTRTTGSSKWSGGSRSTNPRRYEGSSHDDDLELPIFDMGTIAAATDGFSIDNKLGEGGFGPVYKGKLEDGQEIAVKTLSKTSMQGLDEFKNEVMLIAKLQHRNLVRLLGYSISGQERILVYEYMENKSLDYFLFEKSNSILLDWKVRYSIIEGIARGLLYLHQDSRYRIIHRDMKASNVLLDKEMTPKISDFGMARIFGSDETEINTLKVVGTYGYMSPEYAMDGVFSVKSDVFSFGVLLLEIISGRKNRGVYSYSNHLNLLGHAWSLWNEGKGIELADETMNGSFNSDEVLKCTKVGLLCVQENPDDRPLMSQVLMMLATTDTATLPTPKQPGFAARRILTETDTSSSKPGSIFNSATVTIIEGR